A single region of the Chryseobacterium sp. 6424 genome encodes:
- the rplV gene encoding 50S ribosomal protein L22 yields MGSRKRESALARKIANQDVAKSLHNDCPSSPRKMRLVADIIRGVEVEKALSILKYSKKDASNKLEKVLLSAMANWQTKNEGADIEEANLIVKEIYVDSARQLKRLRPAPQGRGHRIRKRSNHITLILGTKDNK; encoded by the coding sequence ATGGGATCAAGAAAAAGAGAAAGTGCGTTAGCACGTAAAATAGCAAACCAGGATGTGGCAAAATCGTTACATAATGACTGCCCGTCTTCTCCTAGAAAAATGAGATTAGTTGCTGATATCATCAGAGGAGTAGAAGTTGAAAAAGCCTTGTCAATCCTGAAATATTCGAAGAAAGACGCTTCTAACAAGTTAGAAAAAGTACTTCTTTCTGCAATGGCCAACTGGCAAACCAAAAACGAAGGCGCGGACATCGAAGAAGCGAACTTAATCGTAAAAGAAATCTATGTGGACAGCGCAAGACAACTGAAGAGACTGAGACCGGCTCCACAGGGACGTGGTCACAGAATCCGCAAGAGATCAAACCACATCACGCTAATTTTAGGTACTAAAGACAACAAATAA
- the rplB gene encoding 50S ribosomal protein L2 has translation MSVRKLKPITPGQRFRVVNNFEEITTNKPEKSLTVGIKKSGGRNNTGKMTMRYTGGGHKQKYRIIDFKRNKFNVEATVKTVEYDPNRTAFIALLEYADGEKRYIIAPNGIKVDQKVISAETAEPNVGNAMKLKNIPLGTVVSCIELRPGQGAIMARSAGSSAQLTSRDGKYAIVKLPSGESRMILTECMAMIGSVSNGDHQLTVSGKAGRSRWLGRRPRTRPVVMNPVDHPMGGGEGRSSGGHPRSRNGKPSKGYKTRKKNKASNRFIVSKRK, from the coding sequence ATGTCTGTTAGAAAATTAAAACCTATCACCCCGGGACAGAGATTCAGAGTTGTAAACAACTTTGAGGAAATTACTACCAACAAGCCAGAGAAATCTCTGACCGTTGGTATTAAAAAGTCAGGTGGTCGTAACAACACTGGTAAAATGACCATGCGTTACACCGGCGGTGGACACAAACAAAAATACAGAATTATCGACTTCAAGAGAAACAAATTCAATGTTGAAGCTACGGTAAAAACTGTGGAATACGATCCGAACAGAACTGCGTTCATCGCTCTTTTAGAGTACGCAGACGGAGAGAAGAGATACATCATCGCTCCAAACGGAATCAAAGTAGACCAAAAAGTGATCTCTGCGGAAACTGCTGAACCTAACGTTGGTAACGCAATGAAGCTGAAGAACATTCCTTTAGGTACAGTAGTATCTTGCATCGAGCTTAGACCAGGCCAAGGCGCCATCATGGCAAGAAGCGCAGGATCTTCCGCTCAGTTAACTTCAAGAGACGGTAAATATGCAATCGTGAAATTGCCTTCAGGAGAATCAAGAATGATTCTTACTGAGTGTATGGCCATGATCGGATCTGTATCTAACGGCGATCACCAGCTTACTGTTTCTGGTAAAGCAGGTAGAAGCAGATGGTTAGGCAGAAGACCTAGAACAAGACCGGTCGTAATGAACCCAGTAGATCACCCAATGGGAGGTGGTGAAGGACGTTCATCTGGTGGTCACCCAAGATCTAGAAACGGTAAACCATCCAAAGGCTACAAAACAAGAAAGAAAAACAAGGCGTCTAACCGATTTATCGTATCTAAAAGAAAATAA
- the rpsS gene encoding 30S ribosomal protein S19 translates to MARSLKKGPFIHHTLDKKVQANIEANKKTVIKTWSRASMISPDFVGQTIAVHNGKSFIPVYVTENMVGHKLGEFSPTRSFRGHGGNKNKGGR, encoded by the coding sequence ATGGCAAGATCACTTAAGAAAGGACCTTTCATTCATCATACTTTAGATAAGAAGGTTCAGGCAAATATAGAAGCCAATAAAAAGACAGTAATTAAAACTTGGTCCAGAGCATCAATGATCTCACCGGACTTCGTAGGACAAACCATCGCAGTACACAACGGGAAATCCTTTATCCCAGTATATGTGACAGAGAACATGGTAGGTCACAAGTTAGGCGAATTTTCTCCGACAAGATCTTTCAGAGGTCACGGTGGTAACAAAAATAAAGGAGGTAGATAA
- the rpsC gene encoding 30S ribosomal protein S3, translated as MGQKTNPIGNRLGIIRGWDSNWFGGKNYGDRIAEDYKIRRYLEARLSKGGISRIYIERTLKLVTVTITTARPGLIIGKGGQEVDKLKEELKKITDKDIQINIFEIKRPELDAVLVADSIAKQIENRISYRRAVKMAIQSTMRMGAEGIKVMISGRLNGAEMARSESFKDGRIPLSTFRADIDYHIGEALTQYGKLGVKVWIMKGEVYGKRELSPLVGQQKKAPAGRGDRNDRNDRGERGGDRRPRRNNNNN; from the coding sequence ATGGGACAGAAGACAAATCCAATTGGTAACAGATTAGGTATCATCAGAGGATGGGATTCGAACTGGTTTGGTGGTAAAAACTACGGCGACAGAATCGCTGAAGACTACAAAATCAGAAGATACCTTGAGGCAAGATTATCTAAAGGTGGAATTTCAAGAATTTATATTGAAAGAACCCTGAAATTAGTTACAGTAACAATCACCACTGCAAGACCGGGACTTATCATCGGGAAAGGCGGCCAGGAGGTTGACAAACTGAAAGAAGAGTTGAAAAAGATCACTGATAAAGACATCCAGATCAATATCTTCGAGATCAAAAGACCAGAGCTTGACGCAGTATTAGTTGCAGACAGCATCGCAAAACAAATCGAAAACCGTATTTCCTACAGAAGAGCTGTGAAAATGGCCATTCAGTCTACCATGAGAATGGGTGCAGAAGGAATCAAAGTAATGATCAGCGGCCGTTTGAACGGAGCGGAGATGGCAAGAAGCGAGTCTTTCAAAGACGGAAGAATCCCATTGTCAACTTTCCGTGCAGATATCGATTATCATATCGGTGAAGCACTTACCCAATACGGTAAGCTTGGCGTGAAAGTGTGGATCATGAAAGGTGAAGTTTACGGTAAAAGAGAACTTTCCCCATTGGTTGGACAGCAGAAAAAAGCCCCCGCAGGAAGAGGCGACAGAAATGATCGTAATGACAGAGGAGAGCGTGGCGGAGACAGAAGACCAAGAAGAAACAATAACAATAATTAA